A region of Drosophila mauritiana strain mau12 chromosome 3L, ASM438214v1, whole genome shotgun sequence DNA encodes the following proteins:
- the LOC117139037 gene encoding pescadillo homolog: protein MSDVEQEASGYVDNEQNEGQEAAEDIEEEGEDDEQYVEEEDEFEVEEKDPFELLNESDEDDEEQQAMYKEYQEVVNAIDAQNRIIKELKAKSNRLLFKKCKTYRDKQEYKQLRVCQEHEEIHLKVLVNRAMHLQNFGSPRRYRDIEMEVTEDEHGYFYTELQSTFSGFCPTNSADEYESDSESDNGLCCT, encoded by the coding sequence ATGTCTGATGTGGAGCAAGAAGCCTCTGGATACGTGGATAATGAGCAAAATGAAGGACAAGAAGCCGCAGAAGATATTGAGGAAGAGGGCGAAGACGACGAACAGTATGTTGAAGAGGAGGACGAGTTCGaggtggaggagaaggatccCTTTGAGCTCCTCAATGAGAGCGATGAGGACGATGAAGAGCAACAGGCAATGTACAAGGAGTATCAGGAGGTGGTCAACGCTATTGATGCCCAGAACAGGATTATAAAAGAGCTCAAGGCAAAATCCAATCGACTGCTGTTCAAGAAGTGCAAGACTTATAGAGACAAGCAGGAATACAAACAACTTAGGGTCTGCCAGGAGCATGAGGAGATCCACTTAAAGGTCCTCGTGAATAGAGCCATGCACCTCCAAAACTTCGGTTCACCTAGGCGCTACAGAGATATAGAAATGGAAGTCACAGAAGACGAGCATGGCTACTTCTATACAGAACTACAATCAACCTTCTCAGGCTTTTGTCCCACAAATTCGGCTGACGAATATGAGTCGGATTCTGAATCGGATAATGGGCTATGTTGTACCTAG